The DNA region GCACCCGCGGCGACATCATCCTGTTCATCGACGAGCTGCACACCCTGGTCGGCGCCGGCGCCGCCGAGGGCGCGATCGACGCGGCCTCCATCCTCAAGCCGATGCTGGCCCGCGGCGAGCTGCAGACCATCGGCGCCACGACGCTCGACGAGTACCGCAAGTACCTGGAGAAGGACGCCGCGCTGGAGCGCCGCTTCCAGCCCATCCAGGTCGCCGAGCCGTCGCTGCCGCACACCATCGAGATCCTCAAGGGCCTGCGCGACCGGTACGAGGCCCACCACCGGGTCTCCATCACCGACGAGGCGTTGGTCCAGGCGGCCACCCTGGCCGACCGCTACATCTCCGACCGGTTCCTGCCGGACAAGGCGATCGACCTCATCGACGAGGCCGGCTCGCGGATGCGCATCCGCCGCATGACCGCGCCGCCGGACCTGCGCGAGTTCGACGAGAAGATCGCCGACGTGCGCCGCGAGAAGGAGTCCGCGATCGACTCGCAGGACTTCGAGAAGGCCGCCTCCCTGCGGGACAACGAGAAGCAGCTGCTCGCGGCGAAGGCCAAGCGGGAGAAGGAGTGGAAGGCCGGCGACATGGACGTCGTCGCCGAGGTCGACGGCGAGCTGATCGCCGAGGTCCTCGCCACCGCCACCGGCATCCCGGTCTTCAAGCTCACCGAGGAGGAGTCCTCCCGGCTGCTGCGCATGGAGGACGAGCTCCACAAGCGCGTCATCGGCCAGAAGGACGCCGTCCAGGCGCTCTCCAAGGCGATCCGCCGCACCCGCGCCGGCCTGAAGGACCCCAAGCGTCCCGGCGGCTCGTTCATCTTCGCCGGCCCGTCCGGCGTCGGTAAGACCGAGCTGTCCAAGGCGCTCGCGGAGTTCCTCTTCGGCGACGAGGACGCGCTGATCTCCCTGGACATGTCGGAGTTCAGCGAGAAGCACACCGTCTCGCGGCTCTTCGGCTCCCCGCCCGGATACGTCGGGTACGAGGAGGGCGGCCAGCTCACCGAGAAGGTGCGCCGCAAGCCGTTCTCCGTGGTGCTCTTCGACGAGGTCGAGAAGGCCCACCCGGACATCTTCAACAGCCTGCTGCAGATCCTGGAGGACGGCCGCCTGACCGACTCCCAGGGCCGGGTCGTGGACTTCAAGAACACGGTGATCATCATGACCACCAACCTCGGCACCCGGGACATCTCCAAGGGCTTCAACCTGGGCTTCGCCGCCCAGGGCGACACCAAGTCCGGGTACGACCGGATGAAGGCCAAGGTCAGCGACGAGCTGAAGCAGCACTTCCGGCCCGAGTTCCTCAACCGCGTGGACGACGTGATCGTCTTCCCGCAGCTCAGCCAGGAGGACATCCTGCAGATCGTCGACCTGATGATCGGCCGGGTGGACGAGCGGCTGAAGGACCGGGACATGGGCATCGAGCTGTCCACCGAGGCGAAGGTCCTGCTCTCCAAGCGGGGCTACGACCCGGTGCTCGGCGCCCGGCCGCTGCGCCGCACCATCCAGCGGGAGATCGAGGACTCGCTGTCCGAGAAGATCCTCTTCGGCGAGCTGCGCCCCGGCCACATCGTCGTCGTGGACGTCGAGGGCGAGGGCGAGTCGGCGAAGTTCACCTTCCGCGGCGAGGAGAAGGTCACCGTGGCCGACGCCCCGCCGGTCGAGACGGCGGGCGGCCCGCCGAACCTCACCAAGGAGGCGTGACGCCTCCGGCGCGGAAGCCCTCACCCGGCCCCCTCCGCGCCCGGCGGCCCCCGGCCGCCACCCCGCGCCCCCGGCCCCGGCCGGCCCCGCCCCTCCCAGGGCTGGGCCCCGGGGCCGGGGGCGTTTCGGCGCTCCCACGCTGCGCCGGCTCTCACGCGCGGGGGCGGGGGCGGATCTCCACGTCGGCCGCGAGGGCGTCGGCGTTCAGGAGGGTCAGGCCGGGGGGTGGGTCCTGGACGACGACCCGGGTCAGCTCGGGCAGGGCGGCCAACGGGGAGAGGTCGACGAAGGGCGGCGCGCTGCCGAAGGGCGCCGTCACCGTGAGGTGGGTGAGACCGGGGAACAGCTCCGGCAGCGGGGCGAACTGCGCGTCGTCGTCCCGCGCGCTGACCTGGAGCCGCCGGATGCCGGGAAGCGGCGGGAAGCTCACGTCGAACACGGGGTCGGGGCTGGAAGCCGGGAGGGACCACAGCTCGGGAAGATCCGCCAGAAGGGCCCAGTCGGCGCGCGAGAGAGGTCGCCGCGCGCGGTGGAACGCCAGGTGCGTGAGCTGCCGCAGCCGCTCCACGCCGCCGAAGCCGTTCACACCGTAAGGGGTGATGAGCGAGCCGACCGGCAGGCCGTCGGGGAGGCTGGTCAGCCCGCCCAGTCGTCGTACGGGCTCTCGACGGCGAGCCAGTGCAGAGCGGTCTGGCCGGCCAGCGCGCCCAGGCCGAGGCCCGGCGGCTGGCGGAGCAGGGAGAGCACGCGCAGTGACAGGCCCGCCAGGGGCGACAGGTCGGTCAGCTGCGAGCAATCGCCGAGCACCAGCGCGGAGAGCCGGGGGAGCGTCGCCAGCCGCCGGAGCTCCTCGTCGGACACCGGGTTCATCAGGTCCACCCTGGTCACGACGTCGGTGTCGGCCAGCCGGTCCAGCACGTCGGTGGCGGTGAGACTTCCCAGCGCGTCGACCTGTTCGACGCCGCCGATGCGTCTCAGCAGGTCCAGCTCGTCCGGCGAGTCGACGGCGTAGAGGGTCTCCGCCCGGGGGAGCCGGTCGAGGATTTCGACGGCATAGCGCTCACGGTCCACTCCCGCCGGGAAGCGGGCGACGTGGTGGCGGACCTTCTGTCCGCCGGGGCCGGTGAATCGGGCCAGCACGGCGATCGCCGCGTCGGTGCCGATCAGCTGGGCTGTCCGTGCCACCGCCAGCGCCTCGTCGTCGTCCAGCCCCTCGGGTCCGGGCAGCAGCTCCAGGACCATCGGGCCGACCTCGGCCAGCTTCTCGGCCTCGGCGGCCGTCCGCGGCGGGATCAGCCGTGCGCCGCGCTCCTCGACCAGCGCGCGGACCGCCGGGTCCAGCTCGGTGGCGTGTTCGAGGCAGGCCATCGCCAGCAGGTGCAGGCGGGCGCGGTGGGACCTGGCGCGGTCGCCGCGCGCGACGATCTTCTTCAGCAGGCGGGCCCGCTCGTCCGGGCGGGCGTGCGCGACGGCCATCCGGATGACGTCGGCCCACTGGTCGTGGTGGGCGTTGCGCGCCATCAGGTCGAAGTCGCGGTCCTCCACCGCCGCCCGCGCGGCCAGGTAGTCCTGGAAAATCCGGTGGACGAAGTCCAGCGAATCGGTCGTGGGCGCGCGCAGCAGGCCGCTGCGTTCGAGCAGGTAGCGGTAGACCGCCGCCGCGTCGCCCAGCGCCGCGACCCCCGGCATGGCCGGCAGCGCCGCCTCGATGAGCCCCAGCGCGTCCTCGCGGTCCATCTCCGCCTGGCCGTTCTTCACCAGCCAGTACGCGAGCTTCTGCAGCAGCTGCACCTGCGGCGCCTCGGCCAGCGCCGGCGCCAGCTCGCGCTGCTCGTCCCGGCGCACCAGCAGCATCGACAGCGCCGCGTCGTACAGCTCCTTGCGCCCGGTCGGCAGATAGCCGCCGCGGTCGCGGTGCAGCGCGCAGATCAGGGCGCACATCAGCGGGTTGGTGGCCAGCCGGGCGAGGTCCTGCTTGGTGCGCAGCGCGTCCAGCAGCGAGCGCTCGTACGCGTCGATGCGGGCCAGCTCTTCGGTGTCCGTCCCGCCGTCCCGGTCCGGCGGGACGGTGGCGCGCGCCGCCTCGTGCCAGCGCGCGGTGAAGGCCCGTACGTCCGCGCGGCTCATCCGCGACAGGGTCAGCTCGGTGAAGCTCGCGTCGGCCAGCCAGGAGTCCTCGACCGCCGAGGGGCGCGAGGTGACCAGCCAGTGGTTGCCCGGATACGCCGCGAGCAGCCCGCGCAGCCAGTCCCCGACGCGTTCGCGGGCCCGCTCGTCGATCTCGTCCAGGCCGTCGACCAGCACCAGCCCGCGCCCCTCGGCCAGCACCCGCTCGGCCCAGCTCGGCGGCGCGGTCATCGGCGCCTCCACCGCGGACAGGAACTCCGCGGGCGCCGGCAGGGCGCCCCGCCGCGCCACCGTGCGCAGCGGCAGCACGAACGGCACCAGGTCCCGTAAGTGGCTGAGCCCCTCGCCGAGGTCCTGCCGCGCCGCGCTCACCGCCAGCCACTGCACCAGCGTGCTCTTGCCGGACCCCGCGACGCCGCGCCGCAGCACCCGCTGGTGCCCGGCGAGCGCCTGCTCCGCGGGGACCGGGCCCGCGGGGACCGGCCCCGGCCCGTCACCGGGCCCCGGGTCCAGCGCGGACATCCCGATGACGGGGACGGGCTGGTGCCAGCGGGACACCGCCCGGCGCGCGCTCGGCGACACCTCCAGGCTGTAGTACGCCGCGTCCAGCGGCCATACCGCCCGCCCGCGCCGGCTGACGTCGATGCCGAAGATCCGCAGCGTCTCGTGGCGCTTGGCGACGTAGCCGGCGTAGCGGGACTCGAACTCCGCGACCTCGTCGCGCACCTGCCCCGGCGGCGGGACCAGGCGGGGCCGCTTGCCGCCGTACCGCCTCAGCGCCGTGTAGAAGCCGTCCTCCGGCAGGAACCTGTGCGCGGGTGTGACGGTGACCCGGCCGTGCCGCCACCCGTGCGGGTCGCCGGCGACGACGCCCAGCAGCGCGCCGCCGGCGAAGACCGCGGCGCCCGACATGCCGGCCAGCGGCGAGAGGCCGTCCGCCCGGGGCGCGGGCGGCGCCCCGTCCAGCACCAGCACGCCGCGACCGGAGAACAGTCCCGTGCCGGGCTTGTACGTGCCGGTGAGCTGCTCGGTGTCCAGCCGCCCGGCCGCGTCGCGCTGCACGTACGGGAAGCCGACCGCCACGCAGCCGGGGATCGGGCCGAGGGAGGTGATGTCCGCCCACGGTTCGAACCATCCCAGGCCGCTCCCGTCGGTCAGCTTCCGTTCGCAGGCGACCAGCGCGACGTCGACGCCGCCGGGGCCCTGTGGCGTGGCACGGTCGCGCCGCCACACCCCGGCGCGGTGGCACACCACCTCGCCGCGCGGCCCGGGCACGGTGACCCGCACCTCCTCCGTGCCCTCCACCACGTGGGCGGCGGTCAGGACGAGGTAGGGGGTCAGCAGATAGCCGCTGCCCTGGCGCCCGCCGCAGCGGACCACGGCGAGCCGCGCGGCCTGCGGACCGGGGGCCCGCCCGCCGGACCCGGCCGCCTGGGCGGCACGCCGGCCGCGGCGGCGCCCTGCGGGGGCTTCGGGCGTGCGGGCCGGTTCCCCCGCGGGCCCGGCGGGCGTGCGGGCCGGTTCCCCCGCGGGCCCGGCGGGCGTGCGGGCCGGTTCCCCCGCGGGCCCGGCGGGCGTGCGGGCCGGTTCCCCCGCTGGCCCGGCGGGTTTCGTCGGCGCGTCCGCCGGCTCCTCCATCGGCTCAGTACCTCCCGCCCGGGCGTGACCCGTCGCCGTCGCCCCCGTCGCCCCCAACGCCATCGCCCTCGCCCTCGCCCGGCCCGGGCACGCCACCCAGCCCCGACACGTCCCCCTCGTCCGGCGCCGCGATCAGCGGCGAGCGCCCGGTCGCCGCGTCCACCGGGCGGAGCGTGAAGGAGACGGTGTGGGTGCGGCCCAGGGCGCGGGAGGCGTCGCCGCCCGCGTCGACCACCCACGCCTTGACGCCCGCGCGGCCGGTACGCGTCCGCTGGAGCTGCACGGAGAACTCCATGTGGATCTCGCCGACCTCGAACCGTATGCCGGAGCCCGCGCCGCGCGCCGCGCCGGCCATCAAGCCCTGCCGGACGGCCTCGACCGCCTCGGCCAGCTCCATCCCGTCCACCGGTCCGCCCGGACGCGCATCCGGTCCGCCCGGACGCGCATCCGGTCCGCTCGGACGCGTCATCGGTTCGTCCCCCTGCGTCGTCATGCGGCCCCCCTCGCGCTCACGTGCGGCCCCCGCCGGCCCTCCCACCGTAACGGCGCGGCTGTGACCGGGGCCACGAAACGGGGGCACGCGGCGGGCCCGCCGGTGATGTGTCCCACGTGAGCCGCGCCACTTACTACCGCGCCTAGTGCGTACGGCGCACCGCGCGCGGCTGTCCACAGGCTGGGGACGGCGCGGTGCGGGGCCGTCCCCGCCCGACAGGGGACGATTCGGGCATCGCGGCGGTTTCCGGCCGCCGGGCGAGGAGCGCGGAACCGCCCGCGGGCCGGGCGCCGGCTACGAAGCGGGGTCGTACGGGGGCTCCTTGTCGGCCGCGGAGGGCCGGGTTACCAAGGATGGGCGACCGGCCGCAGCCGGTTCGGTCGCTCCCCCAACCCCAGTGAGGTCATTTCTTCATGCGCAAGAACTCGACGACGAAGAACCGCGCCCCGAAGTCCGTCACCCGCGGCCGGGTCGCCGTGGTGGCCGGCGGAATGGTCGCGGCGCTCGCGCTGGGCACCTCGGCGGCGCTGGCCGCCGACGCCCACCCCGCAAGCTTCCTCGCCGCTGGTTCGGCACACAGCATCTCGGACGCCGTGGCGAAGCAGGCCGGCGGGCAGAAGGCCGCCGCGGCCAAGGCCGCCGCGGACGCGAAGAAGGCCCAGGCGAAGGCCGCGGCGGAGAAGAAGGCCGCCGCCGAGGCGAAGAAGCGCGCCGCCGCCAAGGCCGCCGCCGACCGCAAGGCCCGGATCGCCGGGTGGGAGACCCCGACCACCGGCTACGTGCTGGGCGCGGGCTACCACCAGGTCGGCTCGCACTGGATCCACACCCACTCCGGCCAGGACTTCGTGGTCCCCAGCGGCACCAGCGTGCGCGCCGCGCACACCGGCACCGTGGTGACGGCCGGCTGGGGCGGCGCCTACGGCAACAACATCGTGATCAAGCACGGCGCGCACCTGTACACGCAGTACGGCCACCTGTCGCACATCGGCGTGCACGTGGGCGAGCACGTGATCACCGGCGAGGAGATCGGCAAGTCCGGCTCCACTGGCAACTCCACCGGTCCGCACCTGCACTTCGAGGTGCGCACCACCCCGGTGTACGGCTCCTCGGTCGAGCCGCTGCACTTCCTGCGGGCGCACGGCGTCAACCCGTAAGCAGTCGACTCCACCCGTGAGGGGTCCCCTCGGCGTGAGGGGAAGCCCCCGCCAGGGGACCCCGCGTCACCGCGTGGCGGTGCTCGGCGCCTCCGCCTGGGCCAGCAGATCGAGGGCGACCTCCAGGACAGCCGCGCGCTTGTCCTCGGGGTCGCCCTCCAGGTTCTGCATGGCGAACATCCCCGCGTGCATCGCGAACAGCGCGGTGACCGAGCGCACCTGCGCCGTCATCGTCGCGCCCTCCTCGCGCAGCAGGGCGTGCAGCCCCTGTACGTTGCTGCGCAGCGTCTCGCCGATGGACAGGTCGCGCACCGTCGCCTGGTTCTCCTGGATGAAGCGGAAGAAGCGCGACGCGCCCCACAGGATGTCGCTGTAGCGGCGCAGCAGTTCCTGCTTGGTGGCCAGGGTGCGCGGCTGCCGCTCGCCCCAGGCGATCAGGTCGGCGACCGGCGTGGCGAGGTCGTCGGCCAGGCTGGCGAGGATGTCCTCCTTGGTCTTGAAGTGGTAGTACAGCGCCGCCTTGGTCACGTCCAGGTGCTCGGCGATCTCGCGCAGGGACGTCTTCTCGTACCCCTGCTGTGCGAACAGCTCCAGCGCGACATCCTGGATGCGGCGACGGGTGTCGCCGCGGCGTTGCTGATGCGGTGTGGCCATGGGCTGTCGCTCTCCTGCTGCACTCCTGCGCTGCCCGTCACCGGGTGCGTGGCGAAACGTGACGGACCGGGCCTCACACGGTAGGCCCTCGGCTTGAGGCTACCCACTTACTTGACGCCCGGCTAGTAGAGACCGTACCGTGTGATCACGACAATTATCTAGCCGGGCGGCAAGTAAGTTACGTACCAGTTTTCTCGGCAGGACGACAGCGGAAGCCGCCCACTTCCGGGGGAAGGAAACCGGTCATGTCCCAGACCGCACCGCCGGCCGACACCGTCGCCGCCAAGCCGGAGCCGCGTCAGCGCAGCGTCCGCGTGGTGATGATCGGCCTGATGATCGCGATGCTGCTCGCGATGCTCGACAACATGATCGTCGGCACCGCGATGCCGACCATCGTCGGCGAACTCGGCGGCCTCAACCACCTGTCGTGGGTGGTCACCGCCTACACCCTGGCCACCGCCGCGTCGACGCCCATCTGGGGCAAGCTCGGCGACATGTACGGCCGCAAGGGCATCTTCCTCACCTCGATCGTGCTCTTCCTGGCCGGCTCCGCGCTGTCCGGCATGTCCCAGAGCATGGACCAGCTGATCAGCTTCCGGGCCATCCAGGGCCTGGGCGCCGGCGGTCTGATGGTCGGCGTGATGGCGATCATCGGCGAGCTGATCCCGCCGCGCGAGCGCGGCAAGTACCAGGGCCTGATCGCCGGCGTCATGGCGATCGCGATGATCGGCGGCCCCCTGGTCGGCGGCTCGATCACCGACAACTGGGGCTGGCGCTGGAGCTTCTACATCAACCTGCCGGTCGGCGCGGTCGCGCTGACCATGGTCACCATCGTGCTGCACCTGCCGAAGAAGCGGACCGAGAGCCGTATCGACTACCTCGGCGCCGCGCTGCTCACCGTCGCGATCACCTCGCTGGTGCTGCTGACCACGTGGGGCGGCACCCAGTACGCATGGGGCTCCGGCCAGATCATCGGCCTGCTGGTGCTGGGCCTGGCGTCGCTGGCCGCGTTCCTCTACGCCGAGACGCGCGCGGTCGAGCCGATCCTGCCGCTGCGGATCTTCCGCAACCACAACTTCTCGCTCATCTCGCTGATCGGCTTCCTGGTCGGCTTCACGATGTTCGGCGCGATGACCTTCCTGCCGCTGTACCAGCAGACCGTGCAGGGCGCGTCGGCCACCAACTCCGGCCTGCTGCTGCTCCCGATGCTGCTGGCGATGATGGCGGTGTCGATGGTCGCCGGCCGGATCACCACCAGCACCGGCCGCTACAAGGTCTTCCCGATCGTCGGCGGCGCGCTGATCACCGTCGGCCTGTACCTGCTGTCCACGATGGACGTGCACACCAGCCGCTTCACCTCCGGCCTGTTCATGGCGGTGCTCGGCGCGGGCATGGGCTTCATCATGCAGATCACCATGCTGATCGCGCAGAACAGCGTGCAGATGCGGGACATCGGCGTCGGGTCGTCGTCCGCGACGCTGTTCCGCACGATCGGCGGTTCGTTCGGCGTCTCGCTGTTCGGCGCGCTGTTCTCGCACAAGATCCAGGACTCGATGGCCGCGAACGCCGGGGCGTCCGGTGCGGCGGTCACCAAGTCCGGGGCGCAGCTGGACCCGGCGTCGATCGCGAAGCTGCCGGCGGGGATCAAGGACGCGTACTTCCACGCGGTGGCTTCGGGTACGCACATCGTGTTCCTGATCGGCGCGGCGATCAGTGTGGTCGGGTTCGCGGCGGCGTGGTTCCTCACGGAGACGCCTCTGCGGGGTTCAGCGCCGAAGACGCCCCCGGCCACGGAGACCTCCGAGGCCGCCCCGACCGCGCCCCCGGCCGCCGAAATCTCCGAGGCCGCGCCGGCCGCGTCCCCCGCTGCGGGAGCCTCCGAGGCCGCGCCGACCGCGTCCCCGGCCGCGGGGTCTGCGGACGACGAGCCGCTGGTGGCCGACGTGCACTGACCCACCCGGCTGACCCTTCCCACCCGGCCGGCGCCGCCTCACCCCGACAAGGCGGCGCCGGCCGGGGCGTACGTGACGCCGACGCCGGGCGCCGCGCGGGCAGCCGTGCCGTGTCGGCACCGACGCCGGGCCTTCACTCGGGCAGCGTCCGGCGTCAGCGTAGCGCTTGGACGACGCGCCGTCGCAGCCGGGGGTCGTGCAGCGCGTCCACGGGCCGCCACGCGGCGCCCGCGACCTCCTCGACCTGGAGTTCGCCCACCTCGGCGTCGGTCCTGAAGAGGAACCGGAAGTCGATGTGCCGGTGCGCGGGCTCGCCCTTCGCGTCGTTGGCGGGGATCGGGTGGACGTCGATGTGCACCGGCCGGTCGTCCAGGAGCGTGACGGCGCCGGGGGAGACGCCGGTCTCCTCGGCGAGTTCCCGCAGCGCGGCGCCGGCCAGGTCCACGTCCGCCGGCTCCAGATGTCCCCCGGGCAGCAGCCACTTCCCGGTGGCGACGTGCAGCACATGCAGCACCAGCCCGTCCGCCCCGACGAGGACCGCGCCGGCGGTCGCGTGCCCCCGGAACTCCTTCCGACTCCCGACGTCCACCCCGCCCGCGTCCGCGCCCCCGGCCAACTCGACCGCGACCGCGAGGTCACCCTTGTCCTCCGGGTACCGTTCGAGATACGCAGCGAGCGTGCTGCGGATGTGCTCGGCCGTGACGGCCACGTAGATCACCTACTGAAGTAGTCGAGCCAGATCCCGGCGACATCGCCCCGGTCGGCCGCACCGACCTCGTGCATGCCAGGAGCCAGGTCGCCGCGGGTGAGCATCCTGATGGCCGCCAGTATCTCGGCCTGCACGAGGTGGATGAACGGTCCCACGCTCGCGCCGTGCAGGAAGTTGACGGCGTTGCCGCCGTTGGCCAGATAGAAGTAGTGGCCCGTGGTCTGGTACCGCGTGACGTGCTCACCAGCCGCCGTGCGGGTGTACACGTCGGGCAGTCCGTTCAGCTCCAACTCGTCCTCGCTGGAGGTGACGGTGGCGACGTACGCACCGTTGCGCACATGAGGGAAGTCCTCGCCGCGCAGGGAAACCGCGCCGGTCGCGCAGAGCACCAGCCCCGCTCCGGCGAGCGCCCCCTGCCGGTCTCGGGCCACGGCGAACCCCTGCGAGAGCGCCTGCGTGCGTCGTACCGGATCGGTGTCGAACACGGTGACCTGGACTCCTTTGGCGTGCAGGAGCCGGGCGATGCTGGAACCGAGCTTGCCGAATCCGATGACCAGCGCGGGTCGGCCGTGCGGAATGTCGCCCCGGCCCCGCATGACGGCCTCCGTGGAGAACACCACGGACTGACCGACCAGGAAGTCCTCGGGTTCCTTCAGCGGTGAGCGTGCCACCGAGACCACCGGGCAAGGCGGCTTGTCCAGGGCGGCGTACCGCCGGTGGCCGTTCTCGGTGTCCTCGACCACTCCCACGACGCGGCCGGAGAACCGCGCGTACAGGCTGGCCAGCGTGGGGGCGAAGTAGCCGCCGACATCGAGCAGCACGATCGGCTCACCCCCGGCGCGGGATTCGAAGTAGTCCAGCGTGGCGTCGGCATCGGCGAACAGTTCACGCGACAGCACGTCGACCGGCACGGTCTTCTCGATCTCGCGCTGTGCCGTTCCGTCGATCGACTTGGGTTTGGGCAGCACCGCCCGCAACCCGCTCATGGCGGCGACCGCCCGCACGAAGCACGGCCGCTCCGGGAGCAGATGCGTCACCAGGAACGATGTCACCGCCTCGCCAGGAGCGAACCGCGCCGCGACCTTGCCGAAGTACGCGTCCAGCCGCGCGCGTTCGAAGGTCTCCATGTCAGTTCCCTTTCTGGGGCGGTTAGGCGGGTTGGGTGGTGGGGTGCCAGGGGTCGGTGAGTTCGTAGCAGTGGCCGCCGGGGTGGTCGGCGTACTGGCAGCAGGTTTCGTCGAGGGGTTCGGGGGCGCGGGTGCGGCAGTCCGG from Actinacidiphila sp. DG2A-62 includes:
- a CDS encoding NUDIX hydrolase — its product is MAVTAEHIRSTLAAYLERYPEDKGDLAVAVELAGGADAGGVDVGSRKEFRGHATAGAVLVGADGLVLHVLHVATGKWLLPGGHLEPADVDLAGAALRELAEETGVSPGAVTLLDDRPVHIDVHPIPANDAKGEPAHRHIDFRFLFRTDAEVGELQVEEVAGAAWRPVDALHDPRLRRRVVQALR
- a CDS encoding NAD-binding protein, with amino-acid sequence METFERARLDAYFGKVAARFAPGEAVTSFLVTHLLPERPCFVRAVAAMSGLRAVLPKPKSIDGTAQREIEKTVPVDVLSRELFADADATLDYFESRAGGEPIVLLDVGGYFAPTLASLYARFSGRVVGVVEDTENGHRRYAALDKPPCPVVSVARSPLKEPEDFLVGQSVVFSTEAVMRGRGDIPHGRPALVIGFGKLGSSIARLLHAKGVQVTVFDTDPVRRTQALSQGFAVARDRQGALAGAGLVLCATGAVSLRGEDFPHVRNGAYVATVTSSEDELELNGLPDVYTRTAAGEHVTRYQTTGHYFYLANGGNAVNFLHGASVGPFIHLVQAEILAAIRMLTRGDLAPGMHEVGAADRGDVAGIWLDYFSR
- a CDS encoding ATP-dependent Clp protease ATP-binding subunit, encoding MFERFTDRARRVVVLAQEEARMLNHNYIGTEHILLGLIHEGEGVAAKALESLGISLEAVRQQVEEIIGQGQQAPSGHIPFTPRAKKVLELSLREALQLGHNYIGTEHILLGLIREGEGVAAQVLVKLGADLNRVRQQVIQLLSGYSGGKESATAGGPAEGTPSTSLVLDQFGRNLTQAARETKLDPVIGREKEIERVMQVLSRRTKNNPVLIGEPGVGKTAVVEGLAQAIVKGEVPETLKDKQLYTLDLGALVAGSRYRGDFEERLKKVLKEIRTRGDIILFIDELHTLVGAGAAEGAIDAASILKPMLARGELQTIGATTLDEYRKYLEKDAALERRFQPIQVAEPSLPHTIEILKGLRDRYEAHHRVSITDEALVQAATLADRYISDRFLPDKAIDLIDEAGSRMRIRRMTAPPDLREFDEKIADVRREKESAIDSQDFEKAASLRDNEKQLLAAKAKREKEWKAGDMDVVAEVDGELIAEVLATATGIPVFKLTEEESSRLLRMEDELHKRVIGQKDAVQALSKAIRRTRAGLKDPKRPGGSFIFAGPSGVGKTELSKALAEFLFGDEDALISLDMSEFSEKHTVSRLFGSPPGYVGYEEGGQLTEKVRRKPFSVVLFDEVEKAHPDIFNSLLQILEDGRLTDSQGRVVDFKNTVIIMTTNLGTRDISKGFNLGFAAQGDTKSGYDRMKAKVSDELKQHFRPEFLNRVDDVIVFPQLSQEDILQIVDLMIGRVDERLKDRDMGIELSTEAKVLLSKRGYDPVLGARPLRRTIQREIEDSLSEKILFGELRPGHIVVVDVEGEGESAKFTFRGEEKVTVADAPPVETAGGPPNLTKEA
- a CDS encoding M23 family metallopeptidase → MRKNSTTKNRAPKSVTRGRVAVVAGGMVAALALGTSAALAADAHPASFLAAGSAHSISDAVAKQAGGQKAAAAKAAADAKKAQAKAAAEKKAAAEAKKRAAAKAAADRKARIAGWETPTTGYVLGAGYHQVGSHWIHTHSGQDFVVPSGTSVRAAHTGTVVTAGWGGAYGNNIVIKHGAHLYTQYGHLSHIGVHVGEHVITGEEIGKSGSTGNSTGPHLHFEVRTTPVYGSSVEPLHFLRAHGVNP
- a CDS encoding TetR/AcrR family transcriptional regulator, coding for MATPHQQRRGDTRRRIQDVALELFAQQGYEKTSLREIAEHLDVTKAALYYHFKTKEDILASLADDLATPVADLIAWGERQPRTLATKQELLRRYSDILWGASRFFRFIQENQATVRDLSIGETLRSNVQGLHALLREEGATMTAQVRSVTALFAMHAGMFAMQNLEGDPEDKRAAVLEVALDLLAQAEAPSTATR
- a CDS encoding NACHT domain-containing protein, which translates into the protein MEEPADAPTKPAGPAGEPARTPAGPAGEPARTPAGPAGEPARTPAGPAGEPARTPEAPAGRRRGRRAAQAAGSGGRAPGPQAARLAVVRCGGRQGSGYLLTPYLVLTAAHVVEGTEEVRVTVPGPRGEVVCHRAGVWRRDRATPQGPGGVDVALVACERKLTDGSGLGWFEPWADITSLGPIPGCVAVGFPYVQRDAAGRLDTEQLTGTYKPGTGLFSGRGVLVLDGAPPAPRADGLSPLAGMSGAAVFAGGALLGVVAGDPHGWRHGRVTVTPAHRFLPEDGFYTALRRYGGKRPRLVPPPGQVRDEVAEFESRYAGYVAKRHETLRIFGIDVSRRGRAVWPLDAAYYSLEVSPSARRAVSRWHQPVPVIGMSALDPGPGDGPGPVPAGPVPAEQALAGHQRVLRRGVAGSGKSTLVQWLAVSAARQDLGEGLSHLRDLVPFVLPLRTVARRGALPAPAEFLSAVEAPMTAPPSWAERVLAEGRGLVLVDGLDEIDERARERVGDWLRGLLAAYPGNHWLVTSRPSAVEDSWLADASFTELTLSRMSRADVRAFTARWHEAARATVPPDRDGGTDTEELARIDAYERSLLDALRTKQDLARLATNPLMCALICALHRDRGGYLPTGRKELYDAALSMLLVRRDEQRELAPALAEAPQVQLLQKLAYWLVKNGQAEMDREDALGLIEAALPAMPGVAALGDAAAVYRYLLERSGLLRAPTTDSLDFVHRIFQDYLAARAAVEDRDFDLMARNAHHDQWADVIRMAVAHARPDERARLLKKIVARGDRARSHRARLHLLAMACLEHATELDPAVRALVEERGARLIPPRTAAEAEKLAEVGPMVLELLPGPEGLDDDEALAVARTAQLIGTDAAIAVLARFTGPGGQKVRHHVARFPAGVDRERYAVEILDRLPRAETLYAVDSPDELDLLRRIGGVEQVDALGSLTATDVLDRLADTDVVTRVDLMNPVSDEELRRLATLPRLSALVLGDCSQLTDLSPLAGLSLRVLSLLRQPPGLGLGALAGQTALHWLAVESPYDDWAG
- a CDS encoding MDR family MFS transporter — its product is MSQTAPPADTVAAKPEPRQRSVRVVMIGLMIAMLLAMLDNMIVGTAMPTIVGELGGLNHLSWVVTAYTLATAASTPIWGKLGDMYGRKGIFLTSIVLFLAGSALSGMSQSMDQLISFRAIQGLGAGGLMVGVMAIIGELIPPRERGKYQGLIAGVMAIAMIGGPLVGGSITDNWGWRWSFYINLPVGAVALTMVTIVLHLPKKRTESRIDYLGAALLTVAITSLVLLTTWGGTQYAWGSGQIIGLLVLGLASLAAFLYAETRAVEPILPLRIFRNHNFSLISLIGFLVGFTMFGAMTFLPLYQQTVQGASATNSGLLLLPMLLAMMAVSMVAGRITTSTGRYKVFPIVGGALITVGLYLLSTMDVHTSRFTSGLFMAVLGAGMGFIMQITMLIAQNSVQMRDIGVGSSSATLFRTIGGSFGVSLFGALFSHKIQDSMAANAGASGAAVTKSGAQLDPASIAKLPAGIKDAYFHAVASGTHIVFLIGAAISVVGFAAAWFLTETPLRGSAPKTPPATETSEAAPTAPPAAEISEAAPAASPAAGASEAAPTASPAAGSADDEPLVADVH
- a CDS encoding trypco2 family protein, coding for MELAEAVEAVRQGLMAGAARGAGSGIRFEVGEIHMEFSVQLQRTRTGRAGVKAWVVDAGGDASRALGRTHTVSFTLRPVDAATGRSPLIAAPDEGDVSGLGGVPGPGEGEGDGVGGDGGDGDGSRPGGRY